GGACTGAGGTATCTGGCGCCAATATTCCTGTTTCGTATTCGTTAAATTTTAGCTACGCACCAACGGGGGAAACCTTATCGCAAGGCACGGCAAACTCCACAATAGGAATAACATACTCTTATCAATAGTTAGCTTGCGCTGCTCAATAAAAAGCCTCACTATTTAGCGAGGCTTTTTATCTATACTCTAAATGGCTGTTGTTTATCAAGCTTGAGCATATCTAGATTTTTTTTATTCTTGCGTTTAACAAGAAAATAGTATTTTTTCAAATTATAAAACCGTTACATCGTTTGCTGCTGGTCCTTTAGGGCCATCACCAATAGTAAATTCAACTTTCTGACCTTCATATAAAGTTTTAAAGCCATCACCAACAAGTGATGAGAAGTGAACAAATAAATCTTTGCTACCATCATCTGGAGTGATAAAACCAAAACCTTTACTTTCGTTAAACCATTTAACTAAACCTGTTTTCTTTGTCATTTTAATATATCTCTTAATAAATTAATTGCAGCCTATATGGCTAATATGTGCTAGATTTTTACATTACAGTATTAAAAAATTAAGAAAATAGATTTAAAACAAGAAAAGAATTATTTTTGACTAAAAACTAGGTATTCTAAAATGTTGTATTAATGCAATTATCTGCGGGGTATATTAACGCATGAATACGCTAATAATACAAGTTTTATTTCAATAATAAATAGCCTTAATCTAAAATTTACTTATATTATTTTAATTTGATAACAAGTTCATTATGTAACTAGAATACGGTTTATTACAGAATTTTACCGATGATAATGGTATACTGAATTCAATTTTAGCCACAAATGCATACTCTATATGAAGCCAGCTGATTTACAAAAA
The genomic region above belongs to Orbaceae bacterium lpD02 and contains:
- a CDS encoding cold-shock protein codes for the protein MTKKTGLVKWFNESKGFGFITPDDGSKDLFVHFSSLVGDGFKTLYEGQKVEFTIGDGPKGPAANDVTVL